In one window of Henckelia pumila isolate YLH828 chromosome 1, ASM3356847v2, whole genome shotgun sequence DNA:
- the LOC140882887 gene encoding replication factor C subunit 2, with the protein MASSSSSAPGPELPWIEKYRPSKVADIVGNEDAVSRLQVIARDGNMPNLILAGPPGTGKTTSMLALAHELLGPNYREAVLELNASDDRGIDVVRNKIKMFAQKKVTLPPGRHKIIILDEADSMTSGAQQALRRTMEIYSNSTRFGLACNTSSKIIEPIQSRCALVRFARLSDQEILGRLMVVVAAEKVPYVPEGLEAIIFTADGDMRQALNNLQATNSGFGFVNQENVFKVCDQPHPLHVKNIIRHVLEGKFDDACAGLKLLYDLGYSPTDIITTLFRIVKNYDMAEYLKLEFMKETGFAHMRICDGVGSYLQLCGLLAKLSLVRETARAA; encoded by the exons ATGGCTTCGTCATCTTCATCGGCTCCGGGCCCTGAACTGCCGTGGATAGAGAAGTATCGGCCATCCAAGGTGGCGGATATAGTCGGGAATGAGGACGCCGTCTCCCGTCTCCAAGTCATCGCGCGTGATGGCAACATGCCCAATCTCATTCTAGCT GGTCCTCCTGGAACTGGTAAAACTACTAGTATGTTGGCGCTTGCTCATGAACTTCTTGGACCAAATTATAGAGAGGCGGTTTTAGAGCTAAATGCATCTGATGACCG AGGGATTGATGTGGTGAGAAACAAAATAAAGATGTTTGCCCAGAAGAAGGTTACATTGCCCCCTGGGAGacacaaaataataattttggatGAAGCTGACAG CATGACATCTGGCGCTCAACAAGCTTTGAGGAGGACGATGGAAATATATTCAAATTCAACTCGTTTTGGGCTCGCTTGTAACACATCGTCAAAGATTATAGAACCTATCCAGAGTAGATGCGCTCTTGTTCGTTTTGCTAGATTATCTGATCAAGAGATCCTTGGCCGTCTGATGGTGGTGGTTGCTGCAGAAAAG GTACCCTATGTTCCAGAAGGTCTTGAAGCCATTATTTTCACTGCTGATGGTGATATGAGACAGGCATTAAATAACCTGCAAGCCACAAACAGTGGATTTGGTTTCGTAAATCAAGAAAATGTTTTCAAG GTTTGTGACCAACCACATCCTTTGCATGTAAAAAACATTATACGCCATGTACTCGAGGGGAAATTTGATGATGCATGTGCTGGGCTCAAGCTGTTATATGATTTGGGCTATTCTCCAACTGACATAATCACTACCCTTTTCCGTATTGTAAAGAACTACGATATGGCAGAATATCTAAAgttggaattcatgaaa GAAACTGGATTTGCTCACATGAGGATCTGTGACGGAGTTGGTTCATACCTTCAGTTGTGTGGTTTACTTGCTAAGCTCTCATTGGTACGTGAAACTGCCAGAGCAGCTTAG